Proteins encoded within one genomic window of candidate division WOR-3 bacterium:
- a CDS encoding FAD-dependent oxidoreductase, with amino-acid sequence MKNFRITAHPILKITPAKTIKFKFNGETLEAREGETIASALYANGIRVFGKHQKDGAPLGIFCANGQCDQCKVIADGITVKACMTLVKEGMEVYPLEKLPKLPDWDFDAKVEFQDIPEYEYDVLIIGGGPAGLRAATVLGEKNVKTLIVDDKNQLGGKLVLQTHKFFGSVEACYAGMRGIDIARKLEEEVRSFPSIDIWLNSVAIWVFSDKKVGILKDQREYVLVKPKILLVASGAREKSILFPGNTLPGVYGAGAFQTLVNRDLVKAAENLFVIGGGNVGLIAAYHALQAGINVVGLCEIMPEVGGYSVHKEKLLKLGVPVFTSHTVVKVHGTERVEAITIAKVNEKSEIIPGTEKTFKCDTVLVAVGLDPVSEFYEKAIKFGLKAYSAGDAEEIAEASSAIFSGKIKGYEILKELGLYEGEIPQELYETQKVLKSRPGKIYEMKYPEIKEGVYPVLNCVQEIPCNPCTTICPKNSIVIEGSILNPPVYKGGCIGCEMCVAICPGLAISLVDFRKGEDPIVTLPFEFGDDKIKVGDTVELTDRLGNVLGKGEVISFRFVEKVRTIPVKTKLVKVKVPREIAEKVSGIKIVETPTFDEEPVEAIPDDAIVCRCERVTAGEIRKLIREGVRDMNEIKALTRAGMGACQGKTCTNLIKRLFKEEGVKEGEFIEWEKRPLFMEVTLGTLAGAKEKKNEQ; translated from the coding sequence ATGAAAAACTTTAGGATAACTGCACATCCTATCTTAAAAATAACCCCTGCAAAAACCATAAAATTTAAATTTAACGGCGAAACGCTGGAAGCGAGAGAGGGAGAGACCATTGCCTCCGCTCTCTACGCCAATGGAATTAGAGTTTTTGGAAAACATCAAAAGGATGGGGCCCCCCTTGGCATTTTTTGTGCCAACGGGCAATGCGATCAATGTAAAGTTATTGCCGATGGAATCACTGTTAAAGCCTGTATGACTCTTGTAAAGGAAGGAATGGAAGTATATCCCTTGGAGAAATTGCCTAAATTGCCAGACTGGGATTTTGACGCAAAGGTTGAATTCCAGGATATTCCGGAGTACGAATACGACGTGCTGATCATTGGAGGGGGCCCAGCGGGACTCAGAGCAGCAACGGTACTGGGTGAAAAAAATGTAAAAACCCTTATAGTAGACGATAAAAATCAGCTGGGTGGAAAACTCGTGCTTCAAACTCACAAGTTCTTCGGTTCTGTAGAAGCATGCTACGCGGGGATGAGAGGTATTGACATTGCAAGAAAATTGGAAGAGGAAGTAAGAAGCTTTCCATCTATCGATATATGGTTAAATTCTGTTGCTATCTGGGTATTCTCTGATAAAAAAGTCGGCATTCTGAAAGACCAGAGAGAATACGTTCTTGTGAAGCCCAAAATTTTGCTCGTTGCATCAGGTGCGAGGGAAAAGTCGATATTGTTCCCAGGAAATACCCTACCCGGGGTTTACGGGGCAGGAGCCTTCCAAACCCTTGTAAACAGAGACCTTGTTAAGGCAGCCGAAAACCTTTTTGTAATTGGTGGAGGCAATGTAGGACTAATTGCAGCATATCATGCCCTTCAGGCGGGAATCAATGTGGTAGGCTTGTGTGAGATAATGCCAGAAGTGGGCGGCTACAGTGTCCATAAAGAAAAACTGCTCAAATTGGGGGTTCCTGTTTTCACCTCTCACACCGTTGTCAAAGTCCATGGAACTGAGAGGGTGGAAGCGATTACCATCGCTAAGGTAAACGAAAAATCCGAAATAATTCCCGGTACAGAGAAAACCTTTAAGTGCGATACTGTTCTTGTTGCCGTTGGACTTGATCCAGTAAGCGAATTTTACGAAAAGGCTATAAAATTTGGCCTTAAAGCTTATTCTGCTGGAGATGCAGAGGAAATTGCCGAGGCCTCTTCAGCGATCTTTTCTGGCAAGATAAAAGGCTACGAAATCTTAAAAGAACTTGGCTTATACGAAGGTGAAATTCCTCAGGAATTGTATGAAACCCAGAAGGTCTTGAAGTCGAGACCTGGAAAGATCTATGAAATGAAATACCCCGAAATCAAAGAAGGCGTTTACCCTGTTTTAAACTGTGTTCAAGAAATTCCCTGCAACCCCTGTACCACCATATGCCCCAAAAATAGTATCGTTATTGAAGGCAGTATTTTGAATCCCCCTGTTTATAAAGGCGGATGTATAGGATGTGAGATGTGCGTTGCTATATGCCCTGGCCTTGCGATTTCACTCGTTGACTTCAGAAAAGGTGAAGACCCCATCGTCACGCTACCTTTCGAATTTGGCGATGACAAAATTAAAGTTGGTGACACTGTAGAACTTACTGATAGACTGGGAAATGTCCTTGGAAAAGGAGAAGTTATTAGTTTCAGATTCGTGGAAAAGGTAAGGACGATCCCCGTGAAAACCAAATTAGTGAAGGTAAAAGTGCCACGGGAAATTGCGGAAAAGGTGAGCGGCATAAAAATTGTTGAAACACCAACCTTTGATGAAGAACCAGTTGAAGCAATCCCTGATGATGCAATCGTTTGCAGATGCGAAAGGGTAACAGCGGGTGAGATTAGAAAGCTCATTAGAGAAGGTGTGAGGGATATGAACGAAATCAAGGCATTAACAAGAGCAGGAATGGGGGCATGCCAGGGGAAAACCTGCACAAATCTCATCAAGAGGTTATTCAAAGAAGAGGGTGTAAAAGAGGGAGAATTCATCGAATGGGAAAAAAGGCCTCTTTTTATGGAAGTTACCCTTGGAACATTAGCAGGTGCGAAGGAGAAGAAAAATGAGCAATAA